One window of the Planctomycetia bacterium genome contains the following:
- a CDS encoding ABC transporter permease — MLGPIFNREALTVPRHSRHYLLRSLYLGLLLVTGVTFWQTLYGWGKSVTLGDYSHFGVLFFQLLSFLQLTLVIFFSSLFAAASVAQEKDRRTFILLLMTDLRNYELVLGKLLGSLMQISILLIASLPILGATVLLGGTTFLQVIDAFLVLAGSALAAGSLGCLIALWRDRTFQTLAVTVLGIVLYLVLVEAIGFLSQVFPASESALLYLRECLNPYRVLIRVLSPDSQHLLGLQSLPFFFSMLGISLFLNILGIAMLRIWNPSNEKSRGPEGSEDESEQELQEGRNRHAAPGKVREVWENPIAWREIKTRAYGRKPLVIKALFLVVIGFLIWSAVTSLKSPTIATRFDLAYALVPMMVLSFILINAQAVTSITSERDLGALELLLVTELSPAEFLFGKIKGVIFNTKEMILPPLIFLGWLGYQGYLPLETFSFVFITMLVLLAFIIVLGIHVALSRVNTRLAIGMSLGTVFFIFVCTFLCIYLIMIGGRFEVQITNFLLFLFIGIGGLWLVLSGDKPSSALLLASIICPVGIFYAITNVMVGNVRTGGGGDALWPFLVVVGAFGFTIAAIVIPLLSEFHVAIAASVAAEDDATEKKRFEEARAKS, encoded by the coding sequence ATGCTTGGCCCCATCTTTAACCGTGAAGCCCTGACTGTTCCGCGTCATTCACGTCATTATTTGTTACGCAGTCTTTATCTCGGACTTCTGCTTGTTACTGGAGTTACTTTCTGGCAGACACTGTATGGATGGGGGAAATCGGTAACCTTAGGAGATTACTCACATTTTGGCGTTCTGTTCTTTCAACTTCTCAGTTTCCTGCAACTAACCCTCGTCATTTTCTTTTCTTCACTTTTTGCTGCAGCATCCGTCGCACAGGAAAAAGATCGCAGAACATTCATTCTGCTTTTGATGACTGACCTGCGGAATTACGAGTTGGTACTCGGCAAACTGCTCGGTAGTCTGATGCAGATCAGCATTCTGCTCATCGCTTCTCTGCCGATACTCGGGGCAACAGTTCTCCTGGGAGGGACAACATTTCTGCAGGTCATTGATGCGTTTCTCGTTCTTGCCGGTTCCGCACTGGCTGCCGGTTCACTGGGTTGCCTGATTGCCCTTTGGCGTGATAGAACATTTCAAACGCTAGCCGTCACCGTGCTGGGAATTGTCTTATATCTGGTGCTGGTCGAAGCGATTGGATTTCTCTCGCAGGTGTTTCCTGCTTCCGAATCAGCCTTACTGTATCTGCGTGAATGTCTTAATCCTTACCGTGTCTTGATTCGAGTACTTTCTCCAGACAGTCAGCATTTGCTTGGCTTGCAGAGTCTGCCCTTCTTTTTCTCCATGCTGGGAATCTCTCTGTTCCTTAACATTCTCGGCATTGCGATGCTGCGTATCTGGAATCCCAGCAACGAAAAAAGTCGAGGTCCGGAAGGCTCAGAAGATGAATCTGAACAGGAATTGCAGGAAGGCCGAAATCGCCATGCTGCCCCCGGTAAAGTTCGTGAAGTATGGGAGAACCCCATCGCCTGGCGCGAAATCAAGACACGAGCCTATGGGCGGAAACCACTAGTCATCAAGGCGCTCTTCTTAGTTGTCATCGGGTTCCTTATCTGGTCCGCAGTAACCTCTTTGAAGTCTCCGACTATCGCAACACGTTTCGACCTGGCGTACGCACTGGTGCCCATGATGGTGTTGAGCTTTATCCTGATCAATGCACAGGCAGTAACTTCTATTACCTCCGAAAGAGACCTGGGTGCACTGGAATTACTTCTCGTCACCGAATTAAGTCCTGCAGAATTCCTGTTCGGGAAAATCAAGGGTGTTATCTTCAACACCAAGGAAATGATCCTGCCACCTTTGATATTTCTTGGTTGGCTTGGCTACCAGGGCTATTTACCTTTGGAAACATTTTCGTTTGTCTTCATCACGATGCTGGTTTTATTAGCATTTATTATTGTGCTGGGAATTCATGTGGCCTTAAGCCGGGTTAATACTCGACTGGCGATTGGGATGAGTCTCGGTACGGTCTTTTTTATTTTTGTCTGCACCTTCCTGTGTATTTATCTGATTATGATTGGTGGCAGGTTCGAAGTGCAGATCACGAACTTCCTGCTTTTCCTGTTCATTGGTATTGGCGGCTTGTGGCTGGTGCTCAGTGGCGACAAACCCAGTTCAGCTCTGCTGCTTGCGTCTATCATTTGTCCGGTTGGAATTTTCTATGCCATTACCAATGTGATGGTGGGCAATGTTCGCACCGGTGGTGGGGGTGATGCGCTCTGGCCATTCCTGGTTGTCGTAGGAGCATTTGGATTCACCATTGCAGCTATTGTCATTCCACTGCTGAGCGAGTTTCATGTTGCCATCGCTGCCAGTGTAGCCGCAGAGGATGATGCCACCGAGAAAAAACGGTTCGAAGAAGCACGGGCCAAAAGTTAG
- a CDS encoding carbohydrate kinase family protein: protein MNSNIEVLCVGIIVADHVCTPINHLPRAGELVLADSMLLTSGGCAANTAVDLSKMEVRASVVGRVGNDLFGKVVREILLSANVNTESILETPGIETSQTMIINVKGEDRRFVHTFGANAHLTANDISHALLDGIKVLYVGGYLLMPGLEQSGLSKLFRTAQDKGIITVLDVGIPYPGEYISKLNLLLPWVDVFLPNEDEAAIILSTTEPCRQAQEFHQMGAKTVVITCGKQGAVLVNKHVRLKSGIYQVEYVDGSGSGDAFDAGYITGMIEGLDERGCLSLASALGASCVRAVGTTSSVFTKNECQIFLRHNQLNITEW from the coding sequence ATGAACAGTAACATTGAAGTCCTGTGTGTTGGTATTATCGTCGCCGACCATGTCTGTACACCTATCAATCATCTCCCCCGAGCTGGCGAACTGGTTTTGGCTGATTCCATGCTGTTAACCAGCGGTGGCTGTGCTGCCAACACTGCTGTTGACCTTTCCAAAATGGAAGTACGTGCATCTGTCGTAGGCAGAGTTGGCAACGATCTGTTCGGCAAGGTAGTCCGCGAAATTCTCCTGAGTGCAAACGTTAATACCGAGAGCATTCTGGAAACTCCCGGAATTGAAACCAGCCAGACCATGATCATCAATGTCAAAGGAGAAGATAGACGATTTGTGCATACCTTCGGCGCTAATGCCCACCTTACTGCGAACGACATCTCTCACGCCCTTCTTGATGGAATTAAAGTTCTGTATGTAGGTGGCTACCTGCTCATGCCTGGTCTGGAACAATCCGGGCTGTCAAAGTTATTTCGCACCGCGCAAGACAAAGGCATCATAACCGTCCTGGATGTTGGCATTCCTTACCCTGGAGAATACATCTCGAAGCTGAATTTACTCCTGCCATGGGTAGATGTCTTCCTGCCCAACGAAGATGAAGCCGCCATCATCCTTTCTACTACTGAACCGTGCAGGCAGGCTCAGGAATTCCATCAGATGGGAGCCAAAACCGTAGTAATCACGTGTGGAAAGCAGGGTGCCGTGCTGGTCAACAAGCATGTGAGATTAAAGTCTGGAATTTATCAGGTCGAGTATGTGGATGGCTCTGGCAGTGGCGACGCATTTGATGCAGGGTATATTACTGGAATGATCGAAGGACTGGATGAGCGAGGATGTCTCTCATTAGCCAGCGCACTTGGTGCATCCTGCGTTCGTGCCGTCGGCACCACTTCGAGCGTCTTTACGAAGAATGAATGCCAGATATTCCTTCGACACAACCAACTGAACATCACAGAATGGTAA
- a CDS encoding ROK family protein, with product MYYIGVDVGGQTIKTGVVDYKGQPVEDISIVPTKSELGADVFLSQVELSIHQSIEKATVSINDIKAIGVATPGLMDIPKGIMTHPVNMPTLRNIPVRDHIQKKLGKPTAFQNDANAAAYGEFWAGAGQGSSSLVLFTLGTGIGCGIIWDKKIIEGEHSHGSEVGHIVIQAFGGRMCGCGNTGHLEAYASETALRKIMTEEIQATPPTMLSQLVQSEGLNARTLFRAAEMNDALAKKIVDDAAYSLAVGATCMMHTIDPDIVLFGGGMSVAAGPKFLEQIREQILRIAFPVPAQNTRIEYASLAEKAGYIGAAGWAKHLFG from the coding sequence ATGTATTACATCGGTGTTGATGTTGGTGGGCAAACCATCAAAACGGGCGTGGTTGATTACAAAGGCCAACCCGTAGAAGATATTTCCATCGTTCCGACAAAATCAGAACTCGGCGCCGATGTGTTTCTTAGTCAAGTTGAACTCTCTATTCATCAGTCGATTGAAAAGGCAACAGTCAGCATAAACGACATCAAGGCCATTGGCGTAGCAACCCCGGGACTTATGGATATTCCCAAGGGAATCATGACGCATCCCGTCAATATGCCCACTTTGCGAAACATTCCAGTCCGCGATCACATTCAGAAAAAACTCGGCAAACCAACCGCCTTTCAAAATGATGCCAACGCTGCTGCCTACGGTGAATTCTGGGCTGGAGCAGGACAGGGAAGCAGCAGCCTGGTGTTGTTCACACTGGGTACTGGAATTGGCTGTGGAATCATCTGGGACAAAAAGATCATTGAAGGCGAGCACAGCCACGGCTCCGAGGTTGGTCACATTGTCATCCAGGCTTTTGGTGGAAGAATGTGTGGCTGCGGTAATACTGGCCATCTAGAGGCTTATGCCAGTGAAACGGCTTTACGAAAAATAATGACCGAAGAAATACAGGCAACGCCACCGACAATGCTCAGCCAGTTGGTTCAATCAGAAGGTCTTAATGCAAGAACTTTGTTTCGGGCAGCTGAGATGAACGATGCGCTTGCAAAGAAAATAGTAGATGATGCTGCATATTCACTGGCTGTTGGCGCCACCTGCATGATGCACACGATTGATCCAGATATCGTTCTTTTTGGTGGCGGAATGAGTGTCGCTGCCGGTCCGAAGTTTCTAGAGCAGATTCGTGAGCAGATACTGCGCATTGCATTCCCGGTGCCGGCACAGAACACCAGAATAGAGTATGCATCCCTGGCTGAAAAAGCTGGCTACATCGGCGCTGCTGGCTGGGCCAAGCATCTGTTTGGATAA